The Pochonia chlamydosporia 170 chromosome 3, whole genome shotgun sequence genome contains the following window.
ACCATCGTATTCATGAAGCgatcaatgcaagcttggggcccttgcaagcccagttggcggcgttaacgcagcatctcgccaacagcacgaCGGCGCCGCAACCTCAGGAAggacttcaaccaccgcttCCAACGCGAACGCCAAGCGAGAGCTTGTTCGGCATCGATGCTgcgcagcttccgcaacagTCAAATGGGAGCCCTAACAAgaggaaaccattgccaaacccgccaaagtACAATGGCTCCCGGAAAGGTTAtgcggcctgggcaaggcagatgagagacaagctaGAACTCGATGCACACTATTATAACGGGAACCGAGACTTGTGGTATCTTATTAATTCGTGCCTAGAAGAAAAACCACAACAGGTCGTGGCCACGTTTTACGCGGCAGGTGGGCCAGGCGGCAATTTTGACCCCCACGAGTTAatgcgataccttgaccGCACGTATAAGGACAGTAATATCCAGTCACGAGCAGCGACCTCACTGAGGACTCTACGTCAGCGCGAAGATCAGTCGCTGGCCACATTCCTTCCCCGGTTTGAACAAGCCTTGGCGGAAGCAGGTGGAGGCGACTGGCCAGACAGCGCAAAGATTGTGTTCCTTGAGAACGCCTTAAGCTCGCAACTGCAACGATGCTTGGTTACTGCGCACCTACCCACGTTATATCAGGAATGGCTAAGCCGAGTTCAGGAAATTGCTGGGAAACTGGAGAAGCTAGAAGCCCGTGGAGGTTCCgtgccaaaagaagagaaggctCGCTCAGGAGGttatcagcatggccaacattcatcacaggaccaggacgGTGACATAAAGATGGCGGGGGTAAACAAGACTGCCGAGAAGCCAGAATTGCCGCGGAACGAACGACGGTGCTATCGTTGCGGGCGGacaggccattttgttgcgaGTTGCCCAGCCCAAGTGGTGTTTCCAGGAAatcagaagaaaggcaaggctAAAGTCGGTCGGGcgagcaagcccaaggcgTCAGACAGTTCGGAACCCACGTCCGAGAcgagtgaagatgaaggggcGGGAAAAGAATAGCCTCGAGGCGAATGCGGGCCTCGgggccaaccaaggcggACATCCAGAGTTGGGCAGAGTTTCGGCCTCAGATGAATAGTGACCCGGTGCTGATCGAAGCACGGGTTAATAGAGGTATTCAGGTGCGCGCCCTTGTTGATACCGGATGTGACTGCTACGCCGTAATCGACGAAGCTGTAGTTAAGAGACTGCGGATTCCATTTATCGACAGGAATCCAAGGCGGTTAGGTGGGTTTTCCGAGGCGACTAAAGACGTGATGTCGCCAGGGATTGTAGTCTTtatgatggagactggaggataCGACGAACGCATCTTTGCTTATGTCGTTCCGCGGTTAGGCCAAGATGTGTTCCTGGGCCGgccgtggatgaagaagaacaaggtggtATACGACGCGGCTGAACAGCGAGTCTACCACGGGGTTGCCGGCATTACCATACGGCTCTTAGGACAGGAAGAGCCCGAAGGGGTAAAGGCGATCCGAGCCGCCCGTGTTGTGCCGGCGGCTGTGTTTGCGGCAGAGTGCCGCCGAGGGAGGAAGCGCCGAGGGCACGGCGCGGCCGCAGTGCAAGCGATCAGCCTGTCTGATATTGAGAAGGCATTGAGGCCAAAACAGCCAGTGGATCCGAGTAAGACAGTTCCCAAGGAAGTGCTGGACGAATTCAAAGATCTATTCTCGCCGGAAGAagcgatgaagctgcctccgCACCGACCAGGGGTCGACCACGAAGTACATTTGCAACGTGATAGCGACGGGAACGAACCACCACTGCCGTGGGGACCATTGTATAGTATGTCCCGCGAGGAGCTCCTCGTGTTGCGGAAAACACTGCGGGATCTGCTGGATAGAGGGTTTATCCGGGCAAGCAGctcggcagcagctgccCCAgtgttgtttgtgaagaaacCAAACGGCGGCTTACGATTCTGTTGCGACTACCGCGCACTAAACGCAATCACGAAGCGTGATCGTTACCCGTTGCCTCTGATTGCGGAGACTTTAAACAATCTGACAAGGGCCAAGTGGTTTACGAAACTAGATGTCGTGGCCGCCTTCCACAAGATTCGCATGGCCCCGGGCCACGAGGAGAAGACGGCGTTCCGGACCAGATTCGGGCTGTATGAGTGGCTCGTATGCCCCTTTGGCCTGAGTGGCGCTCCGGCATCGTTCCAGCGGTACATGAATAGCGTGCTGAATAAGTACCTTGACGACTTCGTCACGGCGTACCTGGATGATGTGTTGATCTACTCGAGCGGAACATTGGCTGAACACGAGATGAAAGTGCGTCGAGTCCTCCGATCGTTAGCAGATGCTGGTCTGCACCTGGACCCGGCCAAGTGCGAGTTCTCCGTAAAGGAAGTCAAATATTTGGGCTTTATTGTACGAGCAGGCAAGGGGGTTGCTTGCGACCctgagaagcaacaggccATCCGTGAGtggctggtgccaacaaCCGTAAAAGGTGTCAGAAGCTTCCTTGGGTTTGCGAATTACTATCGGATTTTCATTCCCGACTATGCACAGATTACCAAGGCACTAGATGCACTATTGAAGAAAGGAGTCATCTTCCGCTGGGGTAAAGCAGAGGATGAGGCGTTTCGAGAACTGAAGCGAAGATTCTGCGACGCCCCAATTCTAAGGCAGTGGGATCCATCCCTGCAAACCTTCGTGGAAGCAGATTGCTCGGGCTATGCGCTTGGAGGCGTATTATCCCAGGAAGGAAAGGATGGGCGTCGACACGCTTGTGCATTTTACTCGCGGCGGCTGTCGCCCGCAGAGTACAACTACCCGATCCACGAcaaggagatgttggccatcatgagGTGCCTGGACACATGGAGTGCAGAGTTAAGGAGCTGTGGAACATTCACGGTCTTAACAGACCACCGCAACCTTGAATACTTTATGACGCGGAGAAAGTTGACGGAACGCCAGAGCCGATGGGCTGCCGAGCTTTCACAATTCGACTTCAAGCTGGACTACCGTCCCGGGTGTGAGGCTGCCGTGCCGGACGCGCTGTCCCGCCGCGAACAAGATGCCCCGCAGGATATAAATGACGATCGTGAACGAGGGCGGGTGATCCAATTGATCCCAGATAATTCTATTCCGGAATCAACAAGACTACGAATCAGCAGAATCGGACTAGAAACACCAACCCCGCCAGATATGAAGGTGTTTGAGGCCAGCGATTTACAGGCGCTCTGGGACGAAATAATTAAGGACGACCAGATATATCGGGCAGCGTACGAGGCGGTACGGCAACGAGAGCGGGCCTTTCCGCCCGCGCTAGGGTTGAAGGTACAGATATCAGAATGCGGCATCGACGCTGGTAAGCGACTGACCTTCAGAGACCGAATCTGGGTACctggaggctctggagagaaggggaaTCAAGGCGAGGCGGAAAAGGACACCCTTCGGACGCGCATCGTGCAAGACTCACACGACTCAACTGCCGCCGGCCACCCAGGAAGAGAGGGGACCTTGGCGATTGTGGCTCGCAGTTTCTACTGGCCGGGACAGTCGCAGTTGGTTCGACGATTTGTTGCAAATTGCGACGTATGCGGACGTGGCCATATTTGGCGCCAGTCGAAGAGAGGGTTCCTGAAACCACTGCCTATCCCAGACAGACCACGCAGTCATTTAGCAATGGACTTTATTACCGATCTTCCAGCTACAGGGCCTAGCAATGCAACATATATCTGGGTAATTGTGGATCGGCTTACGAAGGCTGTAACGCTGGAAGTGATGGACACGATGGAGGCAGAAGCGTGTGCAAAACGTTTCCTACAATGCCACTATAGGTTTCATGGAATGCCACGGTCTATCGTAAGCGACCGCGGGAGCAACTGGCTGAGTCGATTCTGGAAGAGGTTCTGCAAGCTAGCCGGGGTGACGCAGCGGTTAAGTACAGCATACCACCCACAGACGGACGGGGGCCCGGAAAGAGCAAACCAAGAGATACAGGCATACCTGCGGGCGTACGTATCATACATGCAGAAGGACTGGGGGGACTTCCTCCCAGTGGCACAGCTGGCCCTTAACAACCGTGAATCCGCAGCGACGAAGATCAGCCCGTTCTTTGTCGAACACGGATACCATGTAGAACCAGTGGCTGTCGAGGATCCAGCAGATCCGCCccagagcaaggaggaaggcaaggcagacGCCCTTCTTAGCCGTCTGCAGGAAGTCTCGGAGTATATGCAGGCTATGATTGCCgcctcccagcagcaacaagaagaggcaacaaatgcaaagaggcagccagccGAACgatttgaagttggagataaGGTTTGGCTATCGATGGCGAACTACAGGTCACCACGACCATGCAAGAAGCTAGATTGGCTGCACCACAAGTACACAGTCACAAAAGTCATCAGTTCACACGTCGTGGAGTTAGACGTGCCAGGTTCTATACACCCACGATTTCACGTCGATCTGCTTCGCCGAGCTAGACAAGACCCGGCACCCGGGCAGCGAGTTGACGACTCACAACCGCCGCCGATACAGGAGGAGAACGGCGTGCAAGAATGGGAAGTGGAAGAGATCCTCTGCGCTCGTTGGAAGAACCGTGGACGCGGGAAATTTAGAGAAGTATTTGTACGCTGGCGTGGATATGCAGATGCAACATGGGAGccagcggaggctctacgGGAGACAGAAGCGATGGAAGAGTTTGAATCGGTTTACGGCCCAGTCATGAAGTATGACGGGCCATTGGAGAAGTATCAGACGACTACTGGACCCCGGCGCCACGGTCGGGGACggaagggaggaaggggataATGTCACGGGCTANNNNNNNNNNNNNNNNNNNNNNNNNNNNNNNNNNNNNNNNNNNNNNNNNNNNNNNNNNNNNNNNNNNNNNNNNNNNNNNNNNNNNNNNNNNNNNNNNNNNNNNNNNNNNNNNNNNNNNNNNNNNNNNNNNNNNNNNNNNNNNNNNNNNNNNNNNNNNNNNNNNNNNNNNNNNNNNNNNNNNNNNNNNNNNNNNNNNNNNNNNNNNNNNNNNNNNNNNNNNNNNNNNNNNNNNNNNNNNNNNNNNNNNNNNNNNNNNNNNNNNNNNNNNNNNNNNNNNNNNNNNNNNNNNNNNNNNNNNNNNNNNNNNNNNNNNNNNNNNNNNNNNNNNNNNNNNNNNNNNNNNNNNNNNNNNNNNNNNNNNNNNNNNNNNNNNNNNNNNNNNNNNNNNNNNNNNNNNNNNNNNNNNNNNNNNNNNNNNNNNNNNNNNNNNNNNNNNNNNNNNNNNNNNNNNNNNNNNNNNNNNNNNNNNNNNNNNNNNNNNNNNNNNNNNNNNNNNNNNNNNNNNNNNNNNNNNNNNNNNNNNNNNNTGAACACGAGATGAAAGTGCGTCGAGTCCTCCGATCGTTAGCAGATGCTGGTCTGCACCTGGACCCGGCCAAGTGCGAGTTCTCCGTAAAGGAAGTCAAATATTTGGGCTTTATTGTACGAGCAGGCAAGGGGGTTGCTTGCGACCctgagaagcaacaggccATCCGTGAGtggctggtgccaacaaCCGTAAAAGGTGTCAGAAGCTTCCTTGGGTTTGCGAATTACTATCGGATTTTCATTCCCGACTATGCACAGATTACCAAGGCACTAGATGCACTATTGAAGAAAGGAGTCATCTTCCGCTGGGGTAAAGCAGAGGATGAGGCGTTTCGAGAACTGAAGCGAAGATTCTGCGACGCCCCAATTCTAAGGCAGTGGGATCCATCCCTGCAAACCTTCGTGGAAGCAGATTGCTCGGGCTATGCGCTTGGAGGCGTATTATCCCAGGAAGGAAAGGATGGGCGTCGACACGCTTGTGCATTTTACTCGCGGCGGCTGTCGCCCGCAGAGTACAACTACCCGATCCACGAcaaggagatgttggccatcatgagGTGCCTGGACACATGGAGTGCAGAGTTAAGGAGCTGTGGAACATTCACGGTCTTAACAGACCACCGCAACCTTGAATACTTTATGACGCGGAGAAAGTTGACGGAACGCCAGAGCCGATGGGCTGCCGAGCTTTCACAATTCGACTTCAAGCTGGACTACCGTCCCGGGTGTGAGGCTGCCGTGCCGGACGCGCTGTCCCGCCGCGAACAAGATGCCCCGCAGGATATAAATGACGATCGTGAACGAGGGCGGGTGATCCAATTGATCCCAGATAATTCTATTCCGGAATCAACAAGACTACGAATCAGCAGAATCGGACTAGAAACACCAACCCCGCCAGATATGAAGGTGTTTGAGGCCAGCGATTTACAGGCGCTCTGGGACGAAATAATTAAGGACGACCAGATATATCGGGCAGCGTACGAGGCGGTACGGCAACGAGAGCGGGCCTTTCCGCCCGCGCTAGGGTTGAAGGTACAGATATCAGAATGCGGCATCGACGCTGGTAAGCGACTGACCTTCAGAGACCGAATCTGGGTACctggaggctctggagagaaggggaaTCAAGGCGAGGCGGAAAAGGACACCCTTCGGACGCGCATCGTGCAAGACTCACACGACTCAACTGCCGCCGGCCACCCAGGAAGAGAGGGGACCTTGGCGATTGTGGCTCGCAGTTTCTACTGGCCGGGACAGTCGCAGTTGGTTCGACGATTTGTTGCAAATTGCGACGTATGCGGACGTGGCCATATTTGGCGCCAGTCGAAGAGAGGGTTCCTGAAACCACTGCCTATCCCAGACAGACCACGCAGTCATTTAGCAATGGACTTTATTACCGATCTTCCAGCTACAGGGCCTAGCAATGCAACATATATCTGGGTAATTGTGGATCGGCTTACGAAGGCTGTAACGCTGGAAGTGATGGACACGATGGAGGCAGAAGCGTGTGCAAAACGTTTCCTACAATGCCACTATAGGTTTCATGGAATGCCACGGTCTATCGTAAGCGACCGCGGGAGCAACTGGCTGAGTCGATTCTGGAAGAGGTTCTGCAAGCTAGCCGGGGTGACGCAGCGGTTAAGTACAGCATACCACCCACAGACGGACGGGGGCCCGGAAAGAGCAAACCAAGAGATACAGGCATACCTGCGGGCGTACGTATCATACATGCAGAAGGACTGGGGGGACTTCCTCCCAGTGGCACAGCTGGCCCTTAACAACCGTGAATCCGCAGCGACGAAGATCAGCCCGTTCTTTGTCGAACACGGATACCATGTAGAACCAGTGGCTGTCGAGGATCCAGCAGATCCGCCccagagcaaggaggaaggcaaggcagacGCCCTTCTTAGCCGTCTGCAGGAAGTCTCGGAGTATATGCAGGCTATGATTGCCgcctcccagcagcaacaagaagaggcaacaaatgcaaagaggcagccagccGAACgatttgaagttggagataaGGTTTGGCTATCGATGGCGAACTACAGGTCACCACGACCATGCAAGAAGCTAGATTGGCTGCACCACAAGTACACAGTCACAAAAGTCATCAGTTCACACGTCGTGGAGTTAGACGTGCCAGGTTCTATACACCCACGATTTCACGTCGATCTGCTTCGCCGAGCTAGACAAGACCCGGCACCCGGGCAGCGAGTTGACGACTCACAACCGCCGCCGATACAGGAGGAGAACGGCGTGCAAGAATGGGAAGTGGAAGAGATCCTCTGCGCTCGTTGGAAGAACCGTGGACGCGGGAAATTTAGAGAAGTATTTGTACGCTGGCGTGGATATGCAGATGCAACATGGGAGccagcggaggctctacgGGAGACAGAAGCGATGGAAGAGTTTGAATCGGTTTACGGCCCAGTCATGAAGTATGA
Protein-coding sequences here:
- a CDS encoding aspartyl protease domain-containing protein, whose product is MNSDPVLIEARVNRGIQVRALVDTGCDCYAVIDEAVVKRLRIPFIDRNPRRLGGFSEATKDVMSPGIVVFMMETGGYDERIFAYVVPRLGQDVFLGRPWMKKNKVVYDAAEQRVYHGVAGITIRLLGQEEPEGVKAIRAARVVPAAVFAAECRRGRKRRGHGAAAVQAISLSDIEKALRPKQPVDPSKTVPKEVLDEFKDLFSPEEAMKLPPHRPGVDHEVHLQRDSDGNEPPLPWGPLYSMSREELLVLRKTLRDLLDRGFIRASSSAAAAPVLFVKKPNGA